A region of the Desulfuribacillus alkaliarsenatis genome:
ATTTATGCACGGTAAATGAAATACAGTCAATGGCTCAAAGATTAGAAGTAGCTAGGATGCTCCGTTTAGGATATACCTATAATCAGATAGAAAAGGAAACGGGGGCTAGCACAGCAACAATCAGCAGAGTGAAGCGTTGTTTCCAATACGGTACAGATGGTTACAAACTAGTGCTTGATCGATTGCAAGATACAGATAAAACCCCTTAAGGGGTTTTTTTGCCTTTAAGCTTTATTAGGGAACAGAGTTATTAGAGAAAAAAGAAATAGAGG
Encoded here:
- a CDS encoding YerC/YecD family TrpR-related protein, producing MQLEKLREDKIIKQLFAAILKLENIDEVYQLFDDLCTVNEIQSMAQRLEVARMLRLGYTYNQIEKETGASTATISRVKRCFQYGTDGYKLVLDRLQDTDKTP